Proteins from a single region of Rana temporaria chromosome 5, aRanTem1.1, whole genome shotgun sequence:
- the UBA5 gene encoding ubiquitin-like modifier-activating enzyme 5 isoform X2, with the protein MNRLFFQPHQAGLSKVEAAEHTLRNINPDVQFEVHNYNITTMDNFQHFMDRISKGGLKEGEPVDLVLSCVDNFEARMAINTACNELVQIWMESGVSENAVSGHIQLIKPGETACFACAPPLVVAANIDEKTLKRAGVCAASLPTTMGVVAGILVQNVLKYLLNFGTVSFYLGYNAMQDYFPTMSLKPNPSCSDRYCLQRQEEFKLKEAAKPKPEVVVEEEKPVVHEENNWGIELVSEVSEEELKEASGPVPDLPEGITVAYTIPVTKPTSGVTVEDSEQSLEELMAQMKNM; encoded by the exons ATGAACAGACTCTTTTTCCAGCCACACCAGGCAGGTCTCAGCAAAGTGGAAGCCGCGGAGCACACACTGAG gAACATTAACCCTGATGTCCAATTTGAAGTTCACAACTACAACATAACAACCATGGACAATTTCCAGCACTTCATGGACAGGATAAG caaagGTGGATTAAAAGAAGGGGAACCAGTAGACCTCGTATTGAGTTGTGTCGACAACTTTGAAGCACGTATGGCAATTAACACA GCATGCAATGAACTGGTACAGATCTGGATGGAATCTGGAGTCAGTGAAAATGCGGTGTCCGGACACATCCAGCTTATTAAACCCGGGGAAACGGCCTGTTTTGCA TGCGCACCTCCCTTAGTGGTTGCAGCAAACATTGATGAAAAGACTTTGAAGCGTGCCGGTGTGTGTGCGGCCAGTCTGCCCACCACAATGGGAGTCGTAGCTGGAATACTTGTGCAGAATGTTCTCAA GTATCTCCTAAACTTTGGCACAGTGAGCTTCTACCTGGGATACAATGCAATGCAGGACTACTTCCCAACCATGTCCTTGAAACCTAACCCATCCTGCAGCGATAGATACTGTTTGCAACGGCAGGAAGAATTCAAG TTAAAAGAAGCAGCGAAGCCTAAACCTGAAGTTGTAGTGGAAGAAGAAAAACCTGTTGTACACGAGGAAAACAATTGGG GAATTGAGTTAGTGTCTGAGGTTTCTGAGGAAGAGTTAAAGGAGGCTTCTGGACCTGTCCCCGATCTACCAGAGGGAATTACTGTGGCATACACCATTCCTGTTACG
- the UBA5 gene encoding ubiquitin-like modifier-activating enzyme 5 isoform X1 encodes MASSREVEKLQIRIRELEEELRRVQSKPDTHRNKIHKMSAEVVDSNPYSRLMALKRMGIVEDYEKIRSYTVAVVGVGGVGSVTAEMLTRCGIGKLLLFDYDKVELANMNRLFFQPHQAGLSKVEAAEHTLRNINPDVQFEVHNYNITTMDNFQHFMDRISKGGLKEGEPVDLVLSCVDNFEARMAINTACNELVQIWMESGVSENAVSGHIQLIKPGETACFACAPPLVVAANIDEKTLKRAGVCAASLPTTMGVVAGILVQNVLKYLLNFGTVSFYLGYNAMQDYFPTMSLKPNPSCSDRYCLQRQEEFKLKEAAKPKPEVVVEEEKPVVHEENNWGIELVSEVSEEELKEASGPVPDLPEGITVAYTIPVTKPTSGVTVEDSEQSLEELMAQMKNM; translated from the exons ATGGCTTCTAGCAGGGAGGTGGAGAAGCTGCAGATCCGGATCAGAGAGCTGGAAGAGGAGCTGAGGAGAGTGCAGAGCAAGCCGGACACACACAGGAACAAGATACACAAGATGAGTGCTGAGGTGGTGGACTCCAACCCATACAG tcgTTTAATGGCTCTGAAGCGGATGGGAATTGTGGAAGATTATGAG AAAATTCGCAGTTACACGGTGGCTGTAGTTGGCGTTGGTGGAGTTGGCAGTGTCACTGCAGAAATGCTAACAAGATGTGGCATTGGTAAG ctgctgctgtttgaTTATGACAAGGTAGAGTTGGCAAATATGAACAGACTCTTTTTCCAGCCACACCAGGCAGGTCTCAGCAAAGTGGAAGCCGCGGAGCACACACTGAG gAACATTAACCCTGATGTCCAATTTGAAGTTCACAACTACAACATAACAACCATGGACAATTTCCAGCACTTCATGGACAGGATAAG caaagGTGGATTAAAAGAAGGGGAACCAGTAGACCTCGTATTGAGTTGTGTCGACAACTTTGAAGCACGTATGGCAATTAACACA GCATGCAATGAACTGGTACAGATCTGGATGGAATCTGGAGTCAGTGAAAATGCGGTGTCCGGACACATCCAGCTTATTAAACCCGGGGAAACGGCCTGTTTTGCA TGCGCACCTCCCTTAGTGGTTGCAGCAAACATTGATGAAAAGACTTTGAAGCGTGCCGGTGTGTGTGCGGCCAGTCTGCCCACCACAATGGGAGTCGTAGCTGGAATACTTGTGCAGAATGTTCTCAA GTATCTCCTAAACTTTGGCACAGTGAGCTTCTACCTGGGATACAATGCAATGCAGGACTACTTCCCAACCATGTCCTTGAAACCTAACCCATCCTGCAGCGATAGATACTGTTTGCAACGGCAGGAAGAATTCAAG TTAAAAGAAGCAGCGAAGCCTAAACCTGAAGTTGTAGTGGAAGAAGAAAAACCTGTTGTACACGAGGAAAACAATTGGG GAATTGAGTTAGTGTCTGAGGTTTCTGAGGAAGAGTTAAAGGAGGCTTCTGGACCTGTCCCCGATCTACCAGAGGGAATTACTGTGGCATACACCATTCCTGTTACG